A part of Sebastes fasciatus isolate fSebFas1 chromosome 10, fSebFas1.pri, whole genome shotgun sequence genomic DNA contains:
- the mcts1 gene encoding malignant T-cell-amplified sequence 1 has protein sequence MFKKFDEKENVSNCIQLKTSVIKGIKNQLLEQFPDIETWLNHIMPKKDPVKIVRCHEHIEILTVNGELLFFRQREGPFYPTLRLLHRYPFILPHQQVDKGAIKFVLSGANIMCPGLTSPGAKLYPSAADTVVAIMAEGKQHALCVGVMKMSADSIGKVNKGIGIENVHYLNDGLWHMKTYK, from the exons ATGTTTAAGAA ATTTGACGAGAAGGAGAATGTGTCCAACTGTATCCAGCTGAAAACATCTGTGATCAAAGGCATCAAAAATCAGCTGTTGGAACAGTTTCCTGATATCGAGACATGGCTCAATCACATAATGCCTAAAAAGGACCCTGTCAAGATAGTGAGATG CCATGAACACATTGAAATCCTGACAGTGAACGGAGAACTGCTTTTcttcagacagagagaaggacCATTCTACCCAACCCTCAGACTGTTGCATAGAT ATCCTTTCATTCTTCCACACCAGCAAGTAGACAAAGGGGCCATTAAATTTGTCTTAAGTGGAGCCAACATCATGTGCCCCGGGCTGACGTCACCAGGCGCTAAACTCTACCCGTCTGCAGCTGACACAGTAGTT GCCATAATGGCGGAGGGAAAACAACATGCACTTTGTGTTGGCGTTATGAAGATGTCTGCAGACAGCAT AGGAAAAGTCAACAAGGGAATTGGGATTGAGAACGTTCACTATCTGAATGATGGATTGTGGCACATGAAGACGTATAAATGA
- the c1galt1c1 gene encoding C1GALT1-specific chaperone 1: protein MFSEGGSFMKGMVLGSLFCLVLSLMGSLSPGTESKKDNHNHHHVKAPSKDELTRLSDSHMQELSNQVRISCIIMVQPKILVYWATAVDTWSKHCDKAVFYTSESSKALEAVDLNEKDDWARLRKALKHAYENAGDLRWFFVAQPTTFAIIENLKYLVLAKDPSEPFYLGNAMKSGELEYVAYDSGIVLSYEALKRLVHVFQDEDKCPERGRALWKLSEDKQLAVCLKYTGVFAENGEDSHGKGLFNSKSVNSLISDSMKENPSSVVEGCCSDLAVTFNGMSPNQMQVMMYGVYRLRPYGHDFHDSLVFNPPEGSAND from the coding sequence ATGTTCTCTGAAGGAGGTTCTTTCATGAAGGGGATGGTCTTGGGAAGCCTCTTCTGCTTAGTGCTGTCGCTCATGGGTAGTCTCAGCCCCGGCACGGAGTCCAAAAAAGACAACCATAATCATCATCACGTCAAAGCCCCGAGTAAAGATGAGCTGACACGCCTCTCAGACAGTCACATGCAGGAGTTGAGCAATCAAGTCCGGATCTCTTGCATCATCATGGTCCAGCCCAAGATCCTTGTTTACTGGGCCACTGCGGTGGACACCTGGAGCAAACACTGTGATAAGGCTGTGTTTTACACCTCCGAGTCCTCTAAGGCACTCGAGGCGGTTGACCTGAATGAAAAAGATGACTGGGCGAGGCTACGTAAAGCTCTGAAGCATGCTTATGAGAATGCCGGAGACCTGCGCTGGTTCTTTGTGGCACAACCTACCACGTTTGCCATCATTGAGAACCTCAAATACCTGGTGCTCGCAAAGGATCCCAGCGAGCCCTTCTACCTGGGAAACGCCATGAAGTCAGGGGAGCTCGAGTATGTGGCGTACGATAGTGGCATCGTTCTGAGTTATGAAGCGCTGAAAAGGCTGGTGCACGTGTTCCAGGATGAAGACAAATGTCCAGAAAGAGGACGTGCCCTGTGGAAGCTGAGTGAGGACAAGCAGCTGGCCGTGTGTCTCAAATATACAGGTGTCTTCGCAGAGAACGGAGAAGACTCGCACGGAAAGGGCCTGTTCAACAGCAAGAGTGTGAACAGCCTGATATCGGACAGCATGAAGGAAAACCCCAGCAGCGTGGTGGAGGGCTGCTGCTCTGACCTGGCGGTCACTTTCAACGGGATGTCACCAAATCAAATGCAGGTTATGATGTATGGAGTTTACAGACTTCGTCCTTACGGCCACGATTTTCATGACTCGTTAGTATTTAACCCTCCTGAAGGTTCAGCTAATGACTAG